In Gemmata obscuriglobus, a single genomic region encodes these proteins:
- the ilvC gene encoding ketol-acid reductoisomerase: MKEIRIGDTVEQAIERSDYPLDRVRAILKDETVAVVGYGVQGRGQSLNMRDNGVKVIVGQRKGGKAYDLCLEDGWEPGKTLFDPEEAAAKGTVVQYLLSDAGQKEMWPKIKPHLTKGKALYFSHGFSIVFNEQTGVVPTADIDVILVAPKGSGTTVRRLFVEGRGINSSFAIHQDATGKARERCLALGIAIGSGYLFETTFKKEVVSDLTGERGVLMGAIYGLWLAQYEVLRANGHSPSEAFNETVEEATQSLYPLIAEKGMDWMYANCSTTAQRGALDWFKSFRDASKPVFEQLYNSVATGEEARRTLDANSRADYRQQLEKELKEIADSEMWQAGAQVRALRPERQG; the protein is encoded by the coding sequence ATGAAAGAGATTCGCATTGGCGACACCGTGGAGCAGGCCATCGAGCGGTCCGACTACCCGCTCGACCGGGTCCGCGCGATCCTCAAGGACGAAACCGTTGCCGTGGTCGGTTACGGCGTACAGGGCCGCGGTCAGTCGCTCAACATGCGCGACAACGGCGTCAAGGTGATCGTCGGCCAGCGCAAGGGTGGCAAGGCTTACGACCTGTGCCTCGAAGACGGGTGGGAGCCGGGCAAGACGCTGTTCGACCCGGAAGAGGCCGCCGCGAAGGGCACCGTCGTGCAGTACCTGCTGTCCGACGCGGGGCAGAAGGAGATGTGGCCCAAGATCAAGCCGCACCTCACGAAGGGCAAAGCGCTGTACTTCTCGCACGGCTTCTCGATCGTGTTCAACGAGCAGACCGGCGTGGTTCCGACCGCCGACATCGACGTGATCCTGGTCGCCCCGAAGGGGTCGGGCACGACGGTGCGCCGGCTGTTCGTCGAGGGGCGCGGGATCAACTCCAGTTTCGCGATCCACCAGGACGCGACCGGCAAGGCGCGCGAGCGGTGCTTGGCGCTGGGCATTGCGATCGGCTCGGGGTACCTGTTCGAGACCACGTTCAAGAAGGAAGTAGTGTCCGACCTGACCGGCGAGCGGGGCGTTCTCATGGGCGCCATCTACGGGCTGTGGCTCGCGCAGTACGAAGTGCTCCGCGCCAACGGGCACTCGCCGAGCGAAGCTTTCAACGAGACGGTAGAAGAGGCGACCCAGAGCCTGTACCCGCTGATCGCCGAAAAGGGCATGGACTGGATGTACGCCAACTGCTCGACGACCGCCCAGCGCGGCGCGCTCGACTGGTTCAAGTCGTTCCGCGACGCGTCCAAGCCGGTGTTCGAGCAACTCTACAACTCGGTCGCGACCGGCGAAGAGGCCCGCCGGACCCTTGACGCGAACAGCCGTGCGGACTATCGCCAGCAGCTCGAGAAAGAACTCAAGGAGATCGCGGATAGCGAGATGTGGCAGGCGGGCGCGCAGGTGCGGGCGCTGCGGCCCGAGCGTCAGGGGTGA
- a CDS encoding ribonuclease D, producing the protein MARRPGKRPALPEQLVTHPAQLAACLSHLAKAPLVGFDTEFVGEDAYRPELCLVQVSTAEQLFVIDPFECGSLDGFWDLLLDRKRTVVVHAGREDVRMCYFQAGSAPPNVFDVQIAAGLVGLTYPIGYAGLVHDLLRQRMQKGETLTDWRQRPLTPAQVRYAYDDVRYLLPAHRKLTERLKKYRRLPWAEEEFAAAVKRAVADDATIERWRKIKGIGALDRRGLAVAREVYGWRDKFAERLNKPPRFLMRDDLLIEIARRAPTRPEELHTVRGLPRGQEEPILEAIRRAKALELGECPEPETRDNDSANVVLLGNLLNVVLADFAGRNRLAANLISSGADLKAVVRSRVEGTDLPDVPLCRGWRAKAVLPELLDILSGETAIRVANPKALDPLELVELEPEESDGGAEFQHEAGLTVDEWEEPAPPADGTLEEPE; encoded by the coding sequence ATGGCTCGCCGTCCCGGTAAGCGCCCCGCACTCCCGGAACAACTGGTCACGCACCCGGCGCAACTGGCCGCGTGCCTTAGCCACCTTGCGAAGGCGCCGCTCGTGGGGTTCGACACCGAGTTCGTGGGCGAGGATGCGTACCGCCCCGAACTGTGCTTGGTTCAGGTATCGACCGCGGAGCAACTGTTCGTGATCGACCCGTTCGAGTGCGGCTCGCTCGACGGGTTCTGGGACCTGTTGCTCGACCGAAAGCGCACGGTCGTCGTCCACGCCGGCCGCGAGGACGTGCGGATGTGCTACTTTCAAGCGGGAAGCGCTCCGCCGAACGTGTTCGACGTGCAGATTGCCGCCGGTCTGGTCGGGCTGACGTACCCCATCGGCTACGCGGGGCTCGTCCACGACCTGCTCCGCCAGCGGATGCAGAAGGGGGAAACGCTCACCGACTGGCGGCAACGCCCGCTGACCCCCGCTCAGGTGCGGTACGCGTACGACGACGTGCGGTATCTGCTTCCCGCACACCGCAAACTGACCGAGAGGCTCAAAAAGTATCGCCGATTGCCGTGGGCGGAAGAGGAGTTCGCGGCGGCGGTGAAGCGGGCCGTGGCTGACGACGCCACGATCGAGCGCTGGCGGAAAATCAAGGGAATCGGGGCGCTGGACCGGCGCGGGCTGGCGGTCGCGCGCGAGGTTTACGGGTGGCGCGACAAGTTCGCAGAGCGGCTGAACAAGCCCCCGCGGTTCTTGATGCGAGACGACCTCCTCATCGAGATCGCTCGCCGCGCGCCGACGCGGCCCGAAGAGTTGCACACGGTTCGCGGGCTGCCCCGCGGCCAAGAGGAGCCGATTTTAGAGGCTATCCGGCGCGCGAAGGCGCTCGAGCTTGGTGAGTGCCCCGAGCCCGAAACCCGCGACAACGACAGCGCCAACGTCGTGCTGCTCGGGAACCTCTTGAACGTGGTGCTCGCGGACTTCGCCGGGCGAAACCGCCTTGCCGCGAATCTGATCTCCTCAGGTGCGGATCTGAAGGCCGTTGTCCGCTCTCGCGTTGAGGGGACCGATTTACCGGACGTGCCACTGTGCCGCGGGTGGCGGGCAAAGGCTGTGTTGCCCGAACTTTTGGACATCTTGTCGGGCGAAACGGCGATCCGGGTTGCCAACCCGAAAGCCCTCGACCCACTCGAACTGGTGGAACTGGAGCCAGAGGAGTCCGATGGGGGTGCCGAGTTCCAGCACGAGGCGGGGTTGACGGTTGACGAGTGGGAAGAACCTGCTCCGCCCGCAGACGGTACACTGGAAGAGCCCGAATAA
- a CDS encoding MarR family winged helix-turn-helix transcriptional regulator, with protein MDTTDAQPPAGPAGVAPAAVPDVVDRLVEQWRQARPDLDPSALDVVGRVIVLAQHLERSVEGALERHKLTLGQFDILATLRRHGKKGGLSPTRLLESVLLSSGGMTARLDALAEAGYISRKPNPDDRRMVVIELTSKGRRVIDHATKTRFAEAEHSLPPLSATEMGTLTALLRRWLVQVAG; from the coding sequence ATGGACACGACTGACGCGCAGCCGCCCGCTGGCCCCGCGGGAGTGGCCCCTGCCGCAGTGCCGGACGTAGTCGACCGGCTGGTCGAACAGTGGCGGCAGGCGCGCCCGGACCTGGACCCGTCGGCGCTGGATGTGGTGGGCCGCGTGATCGTTCTGGCGCAGCACCTAGAGCGGAGCGTGGAGGGCGCGCTGGAGCGGCACAAACTCACGCTGGGCCAGTTCGACATACTCGCGACGTTGCGGCGGCACGGGAAGAAGGGCGGGCTCTCCCCCACCCGGCTCTTGGAGAGCGTGCTGCTGTCCAGTGGCGGGATGACCGCCCGCCTGGACGCGCTCGCGGAGGCCGGCTACATCTCGCGCAAGCCGAACCCGGATGACCGGCGGATGGTGGTGATTGAGCTGACCTCCAAGGGCCGCCGGGTGATCGACCACGCGACGAAGACGCGATTCGCTGAGGCAGAGCACTCACTCCCGCCGCTCAGTGCGACGGAAATGGGAACCCTCACGGCGCTGCTTCGGCGGTGGCTCGTTCAGGTCGCTGGGTGA